A window from Vanessa cardui chromosome 21, ilVanCard2.1, whole genome shotgun sequence encodes these proteins:
- the LOC124538712 gene encoding uncharacterized protein LOC124538712 — MIFPLVFAHSETIKNEEECKIADLCVHDKVPMCGIDSCGEMRTFIDTCDMHEFNCDSKKDFKQRPIHECWVTCKRGRSFKKPEFRTDCNLNVKNRL, encoded by the exons atgatatttcCTTTGGTGTTTGCACACAGTGAGACCATTAAG aacgAAGAAGAATGTAAAATAGCGGATTTGTGCGTTCACGATAAGGTACCGATGTGCGGTATTGATTCGTGCGGGGAAATGAGAACTTTCATAGACACTTGTGACATGCATGAATTTAACTGTGACAGTAAGAAAG ATTTCAAGCAAAGACCCATTCACGAATGCTGGGTCACCTGTAAGAGAGGACGCTCGTTCAAGAAACCGGAATTCAGGACTGATTGCAACCTAAACGTCAAAAAtagattataa
- the LOC124539026 gene encoding uncharacterized protein LOC124539026 isoform X2, whose amino-acid sequence MQLALFAVRSTKQDSLLDIETKMSNKLTVILVVFALITFVSSHGPPLERDNEDIAMGRKMGAKWCSMAKVCNHDRVPICGISHAGDVMGFRDLCDMFDYNCIRRRNYKQTTCPEDKSVLTVSRRPTNSFYDD is encoded by the exons ATGCAACTAGCTTTATTTGCAGTGCGTTCTACAAAGCAGGATAGCTTGCTCGACATCGAAActaaaatgtcaaataaattaacag TGATTTTGGTGGTTTTCGCTTTAATCACCTTTGTGTCGTCACATGGACCTCCATTGGAGCGCGACAATGAAGACATAGCAATGGGGAGGAAG aTGGGTGCCAAATGGTGCAGCATGGCGAAGGTTTGCAATCACGATCGCGTGCCAATCTGTGGCATCAGTCACGCTGGCGATGTGATGGGCTTTCGAGACCTCTGCGATATGTTTGACTATAACTGCATAAGAAGAAGGA attaCAAGCAAACAACCTGCCCAGAAGACAAGTCGGTATTGACCGTGTCGCGTCGCCCAACCAACAGTTTTTATGatgattaa
- the LOC124539020 gene encoding uncharacterized protein LOC124539020 — protein sequence MLDDVFLSLFIYLLLKLKITYAHIDGAKLEEECKIADICRHDQVPICGIDSCGEMRTFIDTCDMHEFNCDSKKDFVQKPVHECWVTCKRGRSFKKSAYGADCDLKNIIK from the exons ATGCTCGACGATGTATTTTTAAgcctttttatatacttattacttaAACTCAAAATCACTTACGCTCATATCGACGGCGCAAAG CTAGAAGAGGAATGTAAAATCGCGGACATATGCCGTCACGACCAAGTTCCTATATGCGGAATCGATTCCTGCGGGGAAATGAGGACATTCATCGATACCTGTGACATGCACGAGTTCAACTGCGACAGCAAAAAAG ATTTCGTACAAAAGCCGGTGCATGAATGCTGGGTGACGTGCAAACGCGGCAGAAGCTTCAAGAAGAGCGCCTACGGGGCCGACTGTGAcctaaaaaacattattaagtaG
- the LOC124539029 gene encoding nucleoplasmin-like protein ANO39, translating into MRYQIFFVGLTFIIFVPYQSEANNKCFTAKTCLHNAIEICGEDQIQGTRRFFDTCDMKEYNCLQGTSYVKVSLGRCQNLPPIEEKSNKKILQQNEEMPNDEQDAGKSLQTPEENSEQEQGAEKSFELGEENSRQEQDEEKISEKYEDNSRQEKEAESLQMNEDNSKQEQDAVESTEIHEENSKQENDEEKSVDKREEDSNQEQDAELAIEEAQDEEKIKDVAKLKDVAKLKEVAKLKDETKLKEAAKLKEVAKLKEVAKLKEVAKLKEVAKLKEVAKLKADDVKKDNKRE; encoded by the exons ATgcgatatcaaatattttttgtag gtttaacatttattatcttCGTCCCCTATCAATCTGAAGCCAATAAT AAATGTTTTACGGCAAAAACTTGTTTACATAATGCAATAGAAATTTGTGGTGAAGATCAAATTCAGGGTACCCGTAGATTTTTTGATACGTGTGATATGAAGGAATATAATTGCTTACAAGGAACCA GTTATGTTAAAGTATCACTCGGACGGTGTCAAAATTTGCCGCCAATTGaagaaaaatcaaataaaaaaatattacaacagaATGAAGAAATGCCTAACGACGAGCAAGATGCAGGAAAATCATTACAAACACCCGAAGAAAACTCTGAACAGGAGCAAGGTGCAGAAAAGTCATTCGAATTAGGGGAAGAAAACTCCAGACAGGAGCAAGATGAAGAGAAAATATCAGAAAAATATGAAGACAACTCTAGGCAGGAGAAAGAAGCAGAATCTTTGCAAATGAACGAAGACAATTCTAAACAGGAGCAAGATGCAGTAGAATCAACAGAAATACACGAAGAAAATTCAAAACAAGAGAATGATGAAGAAAAATCAGTAGATAAGCGCGAAGAAGACTCTAATCAGGAGCAAGATGCAGAACTGGCTATAGAAGAAGCTCAAGATGAAGAAAAAATCAAAGATGTAGCAAAACTTAAAGATGTTGCTAAACTCAAAGAAGTAGCAAAACTCAAAGATGAAACAAAACTCAAAGAAGCAGCAAAACTCAAAGAAGTAGCAAAACTCAAAGAAGTAGCAAAACTCAAAGAAGTAGCAAAACTCAAAGAAGTTGCAAAACTCAAAGAAGTAGCAAAACTCAAAGCCGATGACGTAAAAAAGGATAATAAAagaga
- the LOC124539026 gene encoding uncharacterized protein LOC124539026 isoform X1: MQLALFAVRSTKQDSLLDIETKMSNKLTVILVVFALITFVSSHGPPLERDNEDIAMGRKVKKMGAKWCSMAKVCNHDRVPICGISHAGDVMGFRDLCDMFDYNCIRRRNYKQTTCPEDKSVLTVSRRPTNSFYDD; encoded by the exons ATGCAACTAGCTTTATTTGCAGTGCGTTCTACAAAGCAGGATAGCTTGCTCGACATCGAAActaaaatgtcaaataaattaacag TGATTTTGGTGGTTTTCGCTTTAATCACCTTTGTGTCGTCACATGGACCTCCATTGGAGCGCGACAATGAAGACATAGCAATGGGGAGGAAGGTAAAAAAA aTGGGTGCCAAATGGTGCAGCATGGCGAAGGTTTGCAATCACGATCGCGTGCCAATCTGTGGCATCAGTCACGCTGGCGATGTGATGGGCTTTCGAGACCTCTGCGATATGTTTGACTATAACTGCATAAGAAGAAGGA attaCAAGCAAACAACCTGCCCAGAAGACAAGTCGGTATTGACCGTGTCGCGTCGCCCAACCAACAGTTTTTATGatgattaa
- the LOC124539028 gene encoding serine-aspartate repeat-containing protein E-like, which yields MFLDECDLFEYNCDYHKAYLETDLLDCTPKETDNVATSTITTKETLPLVTTEKLNLTTQNIETEKLSTSTNPDSEAPTSLVITNIKSSTSQTKPKNITKITETTFISTAKTTDLTTTPISTIVTDENCTRGDTNMTTDLKVTKETTKNLTEPMSTDLSTHPVSPVSSLKTESTILTTTEITSTSSNLTKNEPSLNTSTANTSVAVTKEYKELSENTIAGNEKNGSSTQDHCKTYPKHCDRPRTWETTVKGETRDFFQILKARFGNRVKVLRDTTHFPQHVNISINDLRISLNEDNESFHYGTHNEG from the exons ATGTTTTTAGATGAATGCGATTTGTTTGAGTATAACTGCGACTATCACAAAG cttATTTGGAAACTGATCTACTGGATTGTACTCCGAAAGAAACAGACAATGTTGCGAcatcaacaataacaacaaaagaaACATTACCTTTAGTAACAACTGAAAAGTTAAATTTAACAACGCAAAACATTGAGACGGAGAAATTATCAACTTCAACCAATCCAGACTCAGAAGCTCCAACATCATtagtaattacaaatattaaatcttCTACAAGTCAAACGAAAcccaaaaatataactaaaataactgAGACTACATTTATTTCAACAGCAAAAACTACAGATTTAACAACAACACCAATTTCAACTATTGTTACTGATGAAAATTGCACACGTGGAGATACAAATATGACTACAGATTTAAAAGTTACCAAAGAGACGACAAAAAACTTGACTGAACCTATGAGTACCGATTTATCAACGCATCCTGTATCTCCAGTTTCTTCTTTAAAGACAGAATCTACAATACTAACAACAACAGAAATTACTAGTACATCATCGAATTTGACGAAAAACGAACCGTCTTTAAACACATCTACAGCAAATACTTCTGTAGCCGTGACGAAGGAATATAAAGAACTCAGTGAGAATACAATTGCCGGCAATGAGAAAAATGGGTCTTCTACTCAAGATCATTGTAAAACGTATCCTAAGCATTGCGACAGACCACGTACTTGGGAGACAACCGTCAAAGGTGAAACGAGAGAtttctttcaaattttaaaagctAGATTCGGTAATCGAGTAAAAGTATTACGAGACACAACTCATTTCCCACAGCACgtgaatataagtataaatgatTTGCGTATTAGTCTAAACGAAGACAATGAGTCGTTTCATTATGGAACACATAATGAAGGCTGA
- the LOC124539102 gene encoding uncharacterized protein LOC124539102, protein TRRTSGNNKLSDFNQFVEEKLIQHTQALEHLVNVVQRNEETTKKLVNTLTRKIAQPIPKLPEKLDVHQTRRSGGEADKDHPIPRPVASKPMFVPNAQAAKDKPSPWCSVAVLCERTMDTVCGYDDAFGYGKFEDICHMLQVNCYWKYNFAFVPSCTPVL, encoded by the exons ACACGAAGAACTTCTGGTAATAACAAATTGAGCGATTTTAATCAATTCGTGGAAGAAAAATTAATTCAGCATACTCAGGCTCTGGAGCACCTCGTTAATGTGGTTCAAAGAAATGAGGAGACGACTAAGAAGCTTGTGAACACTTTAACCCGAAAGATTGCTCAACCTATACCGAAACTTCCTGAAAAATTGGACGTTCATCAGACCAGACGCAGCGGAGGGGAAGCTGATAAGGATCATCCAATT CCGCGTCCTGTTGCTAGTAAGCCCATGTTTGTACCAAATGCTCAAGCCGCGAAAGACAAACCAAGCCCTTGGTGTTCGGTGGCTGTATTATGTGAAAGAACAATGGACACTGTTTGTGGGTACGATGATGCCTTTGGCTACGGAAAATTTGAGGATATATGTCACATGCTACAAGTAAACTGCTATTGGAAATAca acttCGCTTTCGTGCCTTCCTGTACGCCAGTACTATAA
- the LOC124538886 gene encoding uncharacterized protein LOC124538886: MNYLIIIASILCVAQARPGLIYTQPLAVAGIQYAHPSVQAVSSHPAVELNAASEALLPPELLKSNAFYSNPSIAAGLAKESWFTNKEMQVVEREAEKIPRQRIYDIVKSAGFLDKH; the protein is encoded by the coding sequence ATGAATTACCTCATCATCATTGCGTCTATACTCTGCGTAGCCCAGGCAAGACCGGGCCTGATATACACACAACCCTTAGCTGTCGCTGGCATCCAATACGCCCACCCGTCCGTACAAGCGGTCTCATCTCATCCAGCCGTTGAACTGAACGCCGCAAGTGAGGCTTTATTGCCACCGGAATTGTTAAAATCGAATGCGTTTTATAGTAACCCCTCGATCGCTGCTGGCCTAGCCAAAGAATCTTGGTTCACGAATAAGGAAATGCAAGTTGTTGAACGCGAAGCCGAAAAAATACCGAGACAACGCATCTATGACATCGTTAAAAGTGCTGGTTTCTTGGACAAACATTAA